A single window of Methylobacterium nodulans ORS 2060 DNA harbors:
- the rnc gene encoding ribonuclease III yields the protein MGATRRGKRRADRPDLSTLEEKIGHRFADQELLVRALTHVSAATGPESYQRLEFLGDRVLGLAVADGLFAALPGADEGDLSRRLSGLVRRESCAAVATAWDVGPHLKLGAGEVYGGGRRNPAILADVCEAILGAIFLDAGYEAAKTVIDRAFAAGNEVEGTRTRDPKSALQEWAQGLGLPTPTYAVVERAGPDHAPIFRIEARVLGVAPGVGVGGSKRLAEQEAARLLLMREGVWRDEGAAGTE from the coding sequence GTGGGCGCAACCCGCCGGGGAAAACGCCGGGCCGACCGGCCGGACCTCTCGACCCTCGAAGAGAAGATCGGCCACCGCTTCGCCGACCAGGAGCTGCTGGTGCGGGCGCTGACCCATGTCAGCGCGGCGACCGGCCCGGAGAGCTACCAGCGCCTGGAGTTCCTCGGCGACCGGGTGCTCGGCCTCGCGGTGGCGGACGGGCTCTTCGCCGCCCTGCCAGGGGCCGACGAGGGCGATCTGTCGCGGCGCCTGTCGGGCCTCGTGCGCCGCGAGAGCTGCGCGGCGGTGGCCACCGCCTGGGACGTCGGGCCGCACCTCAAGCTCGGGGCGGGCGAGGTGTACGGCGGCGGGCGGCGCAACCCCGCGATCCTCGCCGATGTCTGCGAGGCGATCCTCGGGGCGATCTTCCTCGATGCCGGCTACGAGGCCGCCAAGACCGTGATCGACCGCGCCTTCGCGGCCGGCAACGAGGTCGAGGGCACGCGGACCCGCGACCCGAAATCGGCGTTGCAGGAATGGGCCCAGGGGCTCGGCCTCCCGACCCCGACCTATGCGGTGGTGGAACGCGCCGGCCCGGACCACGCGCCGATCTTCCGCATCGAGGCCCGCGTCTTAGGCGTCGCACCGGGCGTCGGCGTCGGCGGCTCGAAGCGCCTCGCCGAGCAGGAGGCCGCCCGCCTGCTCCTCATGCGCGAGGGCGTCTGGCGCGACGAGGGGGCCGCGGGTACGGAATGA
- a CDS encoding PRC-barrel domain-containing protein, which yields MVTILRLAVTALASLWAVAAVGQTGSVPPSSPPAAKSQDVPAGAPPSAGAPPSAPQAPPPASQSVPPAAQPAPPAGQSAPPAPPAAVQAPAPAPAMPPGTPATVLDTQDYDGVLGKPVRSAAGEDMGRIIDIIVDKEGRPRAAIIDFGGFLGVGSRKIAVDWRALHFSADNKPGRAVLQLNRNQVRVSPEYKPGDPIVVLGPASPAQGPASAPPATDPEQAAARNPPEK from the coding sequence GTGGTCACGATCCTGCGGCTGGCCGTCACGGCCCTCGCGAGCCTCTGGGCCGTCGCGGCGGTCGGGCAGACCGGATCGGTGCCGCCCTCATCGCCGCCCGCCGCGAAGTCCCAGGACGTGCCCGCGGGCGCGCCGCCCTCAGCAGGTGCGCCGCCTTCGGCGCCGCAGGCTCCGCCTCCCGCCTCGCAATCGGTTCCGCCCGCCGCACAGCCGGCCCCGCCGGCCGGGCAGTCCGCCCCGCCGGCTCCGCCGGCTGCCGTGCAGGCTCCGGCCCCCGCCCCGGCAATGCCGCCGGGCACGCCCGCGACCGTGCTCGACACCCAGGATTACGACGGCGTGCTCGGCAAGCCGGTGCGCAGCGCCGCGGGCGAGGATATGGGCCGCATCATCGACATCATCGTGGATAAGGAAGGCCGGCCGCGGGCCGCGATCATCGATTTCGGCGGCTTCCTCGGCGTCGGCTCGCGCAAGATCGCGGTCGACTGGCGTGCCCTGCACTTCTCGGCCGACAACAAGCCCGGCCGCGCCGTGCTCCAGCTCAACCGCAACCAAGTGCGGGTGTCCCCCGAATACAAGCCCGGCGACCCGATCGTGGTGCTGGGGCCGGCCTCGCCGGCCCAGGGACCGGCCTCCGCGCCGCCCGCCACCGACCCCGAGCAGGCCG
- a CDS encoding ceramide glucosyltransferase: MTGSWLAAALCLGLTAINLVSLAIALWRIGRKARGPALLPEPVTIVRPLCGLEPYSEATLASGFRLDYPAYELIFCVARASDPIVPLVRRLMAAHPAVPSRLIIGDERVSENPKLNNCIRGWEAARHDWIILADSNVLMPTDYVQQLFAAWRPDTGLVCSTPVGAMPQGFWAEVECAFLNTLQARWQYVGESLGLGFAQGKSMLWHRPFLEAQGGIRALAAEIAEDAAATKLVRAAGRRVHLVGAPFPQPLGRRRAAEVWARQLRWARLRRVTFPLFFAPEIGIGAVIPLVTGFLAAGGAPGLLAACAVGAAWYGAEWGLAARNGWHRSWRWPAACLARDLMLLAVWLAAWVARDIVWRGNAMDIRTKPAARLDADATAA; encoded by the coding sequence ATGACCGGCTCCTGGCTCGCCGCCGCCCTCTGCCTCGGCTTGACGGCGATCAACCTCGTCAGCCTCGCGATCGCGCTGTGGCGGATCGGGCGCAAGGCCCGGGGCCCCGCGCTCCTCCCTGAGCCGGTGACGATCGTGCGGCCTCTCTGCGGGCTCGAACCCTACAGCGAGGCGACCCTGGCCTCGGGCTTCCGGCTCGACTATCCGGCCTATGAGCTGATCTTCTGCGTGGCCCGGGCGAGCGATCCGATCGTCCCGCTGGTGCGGCGGCTGATGGCCGCCCATCCGGCCGTGCCGTCCCGGCTGATCATCGGGGACGAGCGGGTGAGCGAGAACCCCAAGCTCAACAACTGCATCCGCGGCTGGGAGGCGGCGCGGCACGACTGGATCATCCTGGCGGATTCGAACGTGCTGATGCCCACCGACTACGTGCAGCAGCTCTTCGCGGCGTGGCGGCCGGACACCGGCCTCGTCTGCTCGACGCCGGTCGGCGCAATGCCGCAGGGCTTCTGGGCCGAGGTGGAATGCGCCTTCCTCAACACGCTCCAGGCGCGCTGGCAATATGTGGGCGAGAGCCTCGGCCTCGGCTTCGCGCAGGGCAAGAGCATGCTCTGGCACCGGCCGTTCCTGGAGGCGCAGGGCGGGATCCGGGCGCTTGCCGCCGAGATCGCCGAGGATGCGGCGGCGACGAAGCTCGTGCGCGCGGCGGGCCGCCGCGTCCACCTCGTCGGGGCGCCGTTCCCGCAGCCGCTGGGGCGGCGCCGGGCCGCGGAGGTCTGGGCCCGCCAGCTGCGCTGGGCGCGCCTGCGCCGCGTGACCTTCCCGCTCTTCTTCGCACCCGAGATCGGCATCGGCGCGGTGATCCCGCTCGTCACCGGCTTCCTCGCCGCCGGGGGTGCGCCCGGCCTCCTCGCCGCCTGCGCGGTCGGTGCCGCATGGTACGGGGCCGAATGGGGGCTCGCCGCCCGGAACGGCTGGCATCGCTCGTGGCGCTGGCCCGCCGCCTGCCTCGCCCGCGACCTCATGCTGCTTGCGGTCTGGCTCGCCGCCTGGGTCGCCCGCGACATCGTCTGGCGCGGCAACGCCATGGACATCCGCACGAAGCCCGCGGCCCGCCTGGACGCCGACGCGACCGCAGCCTGA
- the acpS gene encoding holo-ACP synthase, which produces MIIGIGSDLCDIRRITRSLERFGDRFTHRVFTEGERARSDRRAARAPSYARRFAAKEACAKALGTGMAQGVFWRDMEVVNLPSGRPTLRLTGGAAAQLAAITPAGHRALVHVTLTDDPPLAQAFVVIEALPE; this is translated from the coding sequence GTGATCATCGGGATCGGCTCCGATCTCTGCGACATCCGGCGGATCACCCGATCCCTCGAGCGGTTCGGCGACCGCTTCACGCACCGGGTCTTCACCGAGGGCGAGCGGGCCCGCAGCGACCGCCGGGCCGCCCGGGCGCCGTCCTATGCCCGGCGCTTCGCCGCCAAGGAAGCCTGCGCGAAGGCGCTCGGCACCGGGATGGCGCAGGGGGTCTTCTGGCGCGACATGGAGGTGGTGAATCTCCCCAGCGGGCGCCCGACCCTGCGGCTCACCGGCGGAGCCGCCGCGCAGCTCGCCGCCATCACCCCCGCCGGGCACCGCGCGCTCGTCCACGTCACCCTCACGGACGACCCGCCGCTCGCCCAAGCCTTCGTGGTGATCGAGGCCCTGCCGGAATAG
- a CDS encoding prolyl oligopeptidase family serine peptidase produces the protein MTLEPDPRPTLAAPDDDPYLWLEEIDGARALAWVEAQNAATLEAYADGRFAADRDGLKAALDRPDKIPGITRRGGLLYNLWQDAEHPRGLWRRTTLDAYRTPDPAWEVLLDLDALAQAEEEDWVWAGAVSLPGSHDRALLKLSRGGGDATVVREFDLPSRSFVPDGFVLPEGKSHPDWLDRDTVLLSSPLGEDMATLSGYARTVRLWTRGSDPLTAPVLFAAPPESMAVFGAPDRDVTPERLVFVERTGFFDAMIHLGDRSGPKIRLDLPTDAEAQWHGGFLAVRLRTPWTIGAATHPSDTVLGIGLEAFLAGDRDFRVLFEPGPRRALQGFFWSGPYLVLSVLDDLRAAFPVFTPAEDWAQSEVGGLPELGMVNVWPLDGEEEETNGDLLAAANDPVTPATLMLTRPGSGAPAVLRQAPAAFSAEGLVVTRHEAVSVDGERIPYVQAGPPGETGEAPVHLSGYGGFQVSNLAGYSVVLGRLWLEKGGTRVVANIRGGGEFGTRWHEAGRREGKALSHDDFAAVAADLVRRGVTRPGRIAAEGGSNGGLLIANMLTRYPERFGALLCTIPLIDMRRYHRLLAGASWVAEYGDPDKPEDWDFLQHVSAYHAAAPGRPYPPILIATTRRDDRVHPGHARKMAAKLQAMGYPARFYEPEAGGHSYGKNSAETATFAALCAAFLRRSIGWEPEVA, from the coding sequence ATGACGCTTGAGCCCGATCCTCGCCCGACGCTCGCGGCCCCCGACGACGACCCCTATCTCTGGCTGGAGGAGATCGACGGCGCGCGGGCCCTGGCCTGGGTCGAAGCGCAGAACGCGGCGACGCTCGAAGCCTACGCGGACGGGCGTTTCGCCGCCGACCGGGACGGTCTCAAGGCCGCCCTCGACCGGCCCGACAAGATCCCGGGCATCACCCGCCGGGGCGGGCTCCTCTACAATCTCTGGCAGGATGCGGAGCATCCGCGCGGCCTGTGGCGGCGCACGACCCTCGACGCCTACCGCACCCCCGATCCTGCCTGGGAGGTGCTGCTCGACCTCGATGCCCTGGCGCAGGCCGAGGAGGAGGATTGGGTCTGGGCCGGCGCGGTGAGCCTGCCCGGCTCGCACGACCGGGCGCTCCTGAAGCTCTCGCGGGGCGGCGGCGACGCCACCGTGGTGCGGGAATTCGATCTCCCCTCCCGGAGCTTCGTGCCGGACGGCTTCGTGCTGCCGGAAGGCAAGAGCCATCCGGACTGGCTCGATCGCGATACGGTGCTGCTCTCCAGCCCCCTCGGCGAGGACATGGCGACGCTCTCCGGATACGCCCGCACCGTCCGGCTCTGGACCCGCGGCAGCGATCCGCTGACCGCTCCGGTCCTGTTCGCCGCGCCGCCCGAGAGCATGGCGGTCTTCGGCGCGCCCGACCGGGACGTCACGCCTGAGCGCCTCGTCTTCGTCGAGCGCACGGGCTTCTTCGACGCGATGATCCATTTGGGCGACCGCTCCGGGCCGAAGATCCGTCTCGATCTGCCGACGGATGCGGAGGCCCAGTGGCACGGAGGCTTCCTCGCGGTCCGGCTGCGCACGCCCTGGACAATCGGGGCGGCGACCCATCCGTCCGACACGGTGCTGGGGATCGGGCTCGAGGCCTTCCTGGCGGGTGACCGGGACTTCCGGGTGCTGTTCGAGCCCGGCCCGCGCCGGGCCCTGCAGGGCTTCTTCTGGTCGGGCCCCTACCTCGTCCTCTCGGTGCTCGACGACCTGCGCGCCGCCTTCCCGGTCTTCACGCCCGCCGAGGATTGGGCGCAGAGCGAGGTCGGGGGCCTGCCCGAACTCGGCATGGTGAATGTCTGGCCGCTCGATGGAGAGGAGGAGGAGACGAACGGCGATCTCCTGGCCGCCGCCAACGATCCGGTCACGCCCGCGACCCTGATGCTGACCCGCCCCGGCTCCGGCGCGCCTGCGGTCCTGCGGCAGGCCCCCGCCGCCTTCTCGGCGGAGGGGCTCGTGGTGACGCGCCACGAGGCGGTCTCGGTCGACGGCGAGCGCATCCCCTACGTCCAGGCGGGACCGCCCGGCGAGACCGGCGAGGCGCCGGTGCATCTCTCCGGCTATGGCGGCTTCCAGGTCTCCAATCTCGCGGGCTATTCGGTGGTGCTCGGGCGGCTGTGGCTGGAGAAGGGAGGCACCCGGGTGGTGGCGAACATCCGCGGCGGCGGCGAGTTCGGCACCCGCTGGCACGAGGCCGGGCGGCGCGAGGGCAAGGCCCTGTCGCACGACGACTTCGCGGCCGTCGCTGCCGACCTCGTCCGGCGGGGCGTGACGCGGCCCGGCCGGATCGCCGCGGAGGGCGGCTCGAACGGCGGCCTTCTCATTGCCAACATGCTCACCCGCTACCCCGAGCGCTTCGGCGCCCTCCTCTGCACCATCCCGCTCATCGACATGCGCCGCTATCACCGGCTCCTGGCCGGAGCGAGCTGGGTGGCGGAGTACGGCGATCCGGACAAGCCGGAGGACTGGGACTTCCTGCAGCACGTCTCCGCCTACCACGCCGCGGCGCCGGGCCGGCCCTACCCGCCGATCCTGATCGCAACCACGCGCCGGGACGACCGGGTCCATCCGGGGCATGCCCGCAAGATGGCTGCCAAGCTCCAGGCCATGGGCTATCCGGCGCGGTTCTACGAGCCGGAGGCCGGCGGCCATTCCTACGGCAAGAACAGCGCCGAGACCGCGACCTTCGCGGCCCTCTGCGCCGCCTTCCTGCGCCGGAGCATCGGCTGGGAGCCGGAGGTGGCCTAA
- a CDS encoding tyrosine-type recombinase/integrase — protein MPRSRPPHLVREVTRHGRPVWYVRVGQGKRIRMREPYGSPEFWRDYRLAVEGTPPPAGKGPAPGTLSWLLAKYVESAEWSDFSAATRKQRHAIYRAIEKTAGHEPIKLIDRRAILNGRDRRRDRPHAANVFIKAMRALFSWAVDRGYVATDPTAGVKMLAGENDDVGFHTWTEEELARFEARWPLGTRERLAFDILLYTGLRRGDAVRLGRQHVKGDAFSIRTVTRPILPQLAASIAATKTGDLAFIVRMDGHPFVKEGFGNWFREACRAAKVPGSAHGLRKAGARRAAEAGATEMQLNALFGWRPGSRESATYTRTADNARLAREAPVLPAPLSKVRDASGNS, from the coding sequence ATGCCCCGCTCGCGCCCGCCCCATCTCGTCCGTGAGGTCACGCGCCACGGCAGGCCCGTCTGGTACGTGCGAGTCGGCCAGGGCAAGCGGATCCGCATGCGTGAGCCCTATGGCTCGCCGGAGTTCTGGCGCGATTACCGCCTCGCGGTCGAGGGCACGCCGCCACCCGCTGGCAAGGGGCCGGCGCCCGGAACGCTGTCGTGGCTGCTCGCCAAGTACGTCGAGAGTGCGGAGTGGTCGGATTTCAGCGCGGCGACCCGCAAGCAGCGGCATGCGATCTACCGGGCGATCGAGAAGACGGCCGGCCATGAGCCCATCAAGCTCATCGACCGTCGTGCCATCCTGAACGGCCGCGACAGACGGCGCGATCGCCCGCACGCGGCGAACGTCTTCATCAAGGCGATGCGCGCCCTGTTTAGCTGGGCGGTGGATCGCGGCTACGTGGCGACGGATCCGACCGCCGGTGTGAAGATGCTCGCCGGCGAGAATGACGACGTCGGCTTTCACACGTGGACCGAGGAGGAGCTGGCGCGGTTCGAGGCACGCTGGCCCCTCGGCACCCGCGAGCGGCTCGCCTTCGACATCCTGCTCTACACCGGCCTGCGGCGCGGCGATGCCGTGCGCCTCGGCCGCCAGCACGTGAAGGGCGATGCCTTCTCGATCCGCACCGTGACGCGCCCGATTTTGCCGCAGCTCGCGGCGTCGATCGCCGCGACGAAGACCGGGGACCTTGCCTTCATCGTCAGGATGGACGGCCATCCCTTCGTGAAGGAGGGCTTCGGCAACTGGTTCCGGGAGGCCTGCCGGGCGGCCAAGGTCCCGGGCTCGGCCCATGGTCTGCGCAAGGCCGGCGCGCGCCGCGCGGCCGAGGCAGGGGCGACGGAGATGCAGCTCAATGCACTGTTCGGCTGGCGCCCGGGCAGTCGCGAGAGCGCCACGTACACGCGGACCGCGGACAATGCCCGCCTGGCCCGCGAGGCACCCGTTCTTCCCGCACCCTTGTCCAAGGTGCGGGATGCATCGGGAAATTCGTAG
- the lepB gene encoding signal peptidase I: MERARSNHDLKPAKEAGLWESIKETVKVGLQALLIAVVVRTLLFQPFNIPSGSLVPTLLIGDYLFVSKYSLGYSKYSLPLSEYLPFEMHGRIWGAAPKRGDIVVFKLPKDNATDYIKRVIGLPGDRIQMINGILNINGKPVKREQIADYSTTDAFGQPTQVPQYVETLPNGVSHRIIERDGDRGLWDNTNVYTVPPGHFFMMGDNRDNSTDSRDLGSVGYVPFENLVGRAEVIFFSIDEGSSAWQIWNWPWTVRWSRLFNPIH, encoded by the coding sequence ATGGAACGTGCCCGCAGCAACCACGACCTCAAGCCGGCCAAGGAGGCGGGCCTGTGGGAGTCCATCAAGGAGACCGTGAAGGTCGGACTCCAGGCGCTGCTGATCGCGGTCGTGGTGCGCACCCTGCTGTTCCAGCCCTTCAACATCCCGTCGGGCTCGCTGGTGCCGACCCTGCTGATCGGCGACTATCTCTTCGTCTCCAAATACTCGCTCGGCTACTCGAAATACTCGCTGCCCTTGAGCGAGTATCTGCCCTTCGAGATGCACGGCCGGATCTGGGGCGCGGCACCTAAGCGCGGCGACATCGTGGTGTTCAAGCTGCCCAAGGACAACGCGACCGACTACATCAAGCGGGTGATCGGGCTGCCGGGTGACCGGATCCAGATGATCAACGGGATCCTCAACATCAACGGCAAGCCGGTGAAGCGCGAGCAGATCGCCGATTACAGCACGACCGACGCGTTCGGTCAGCCGACCCAGGTGCCGCAATACGTCGAGACCCTGCCGAACGGCGTCTCGCACCGCATCATCGAGCGCGACGGCGACCGCGGGCTGTGGGACAACACCAATGTCTACACGGTGCCGCCCGGCCACTTCTTCATGATGGGCGACAACCGCGACAACTCGACGGATTCCCGCGACCTCGGCAGCGTCGGCTACGTGCCCTTCGAGAACCTCGTCGGGCGCGCGGAGGTGATCTTCTTCTCGATCGACGAGGGCTCCTCCGCCTGGCAGATCTGGAACTGGCCCTGGACCGTGCGCTGGAGCCGCCTGTTCAACCCGATCCACTGA
- the era gene encoding GTPase Era, with product MAETHDPTRPQNSTGPQDPTPPLETRAGFVALIGVPNAGKSTLLNSLVGSKVSIVSRKVQTTRALVRGIAMEGSAQIVFVDTPGIFAPKRRLDRAMVTSAWSGAADADAVCLLIDARKGVDAEVDALLDRLPELRRPKILVLNKIDVIARERLLELAASLNARLPFDHTFMVSALTGDGVADLRRVLAGLMPPGPWLYPEDQVSDAPLRMLAAEITREKIYDRLHEELPYSSTVETDQWQVRPDGSVRIEQTIFVERESQRKIVLGKGGQTIKAIGQAARVEIAEAAEAPVHLFLYVKVRENWADDPERYREMGLEFPRG from the coding sequence ATGGCCGAGACACACGATCCCACCCGACCCCAAAACTCCACCGGACCCCAGGACCCCACTCCGCCCCTTGAGACCCGCGCGGGCTTCGTCGCCCTGATCGGGGTGCCGAATGCCGGCAAGTCGACCCTCCTCAACAGCCTCGTGGGCAGCAAGGTCTCGATCGTCTCCCGCAAGGTGCAGACGACGCGGGCGCTGGTGCGCGGCATCGCCATGGAGGGATCGGCGCAGATCGTGTTCGTGGATACGCCGGGCATCTTCGCGCCCAAGCGCCGGCTCGACCGGGCCATGGTGACCTCGGCCTGGAGCGGGGCGGCGGACGCGGACGCGGTCTGCCTGCTGATCGACGCCCGCAAGGGCGTGGATGCGGAGGTGGATGCGCTGCTCGACAGGCTGCCGGAGCTGCGCCGCCCCAAGATCCTCGTTCTCAACAAGATCGACGTGATCGCGCGCGAGCGGCTGCTCGAACTCGCCGCCTCCCTCAATGCGCGGCTGCCCTTCGACCACACCTTCATGGTGTCGGCGCTCACCGGCGACGGGGTGGCCGATCTGCGCCGGGTGCTGGCCGGGCTGATGCCGCCGGGCCCCTGGCTCTACCCCGAGGATCAGGTCTCGGACGCGCCCCTGCGCATGCTCGCGGCCGAGATCACCCGCGAGAAGATCTACGACCGGCTGCACGAGGAGCTGCCCTATTCCTCGACCGTCGAGACCGACCAGTGGCAGGTGCGGCCTGACGGGTCGGTGCGCATCGAGCAGACGATCTTCGTCGAGCGCGAGAGCCAGCGGAAGATCGTGCTCGGCAAGGGCGGCCAGACCATCAAGGCGATCGGGCAGGCGGCCCGCGTCGAGATCGCGGAGGCGGCCGAGGCGCCCGTCCATTTGTTCCTGTACGTGAAGGTGCGGGAGAACTGGGCCGACGATCCGGAACGCTACCGCGAGATGGGCCTGGAATTCCCGCGCGGCTGA
- a CDS encoding pyridoxine 5'-phosphate synthase, producing MSASPLRLGVNIDHIATLRNARGGVMPDPLRAARIAVAAGADGITAHLREDRRHIRDEDVERLKREVDRPLNLEMAITDEMVAIAVRLKPHAACLVPERREERTTEGGLDIVTAREPVRAAVARLSAAGIRVSLFVEPDVHIMDAARGLEAPVVELHTGRYCEAVAAGHAEEAQRELARIARAAAHGTALGLEVHAGHGLTLDSVGPVAALPQLRELNIGHAIVAESVFVGFSEAVRAMRAAMDAARAGAAA from the coding sequence ATGTCCGCGTCACCGCTTCGCCTCGGCGTCAACATCGACCACATCGCCACGCTCCGGAACGCCCGCGGGGGCGTCATGCCGGATCCCCTGCGCGCCGCCCGCATCGCCGTCGCGGCGGGGGCGGACGGCATCACCGCGCATCTGCGCGAGGATCGCCGCCACATCCGGGACGAGGACGTGGAGCGGCTGAAGCGCGAGGTCGACCGGCCGCTCAACCTGGAAATGGCGATCACCGACGAGATGGTGGCGATCGCCGTGCGCCTGAAGCCGCACGCGGCCTGCCTCGTGCCCGAGCGGCGCGAGGAGCGCACCACCGAGGGCGGCCTCGACATCGTCACGGCCCGCGAGCCGGTCCGCGCCGCGGTGGCCCGCCTGTCGGCGGCCGGCATCCGGGTCTCGCTCTTCGTCGAGCCCGACGTGCACATCATGGACGCGGCCCGCGGCCTGGAGGCGCCGGTGGTGGAACTCCATACCGGCCGCTATTGCGAGGCGGTCGCGGCGGGCCACGCGGAGGAGGCGCAGCGCGAGCTCGCCCGCATCGCCCGGGCCGCGGCGCACGGCACCGCGCTCGGCCTCGAGGTCCATGCGGGGCACGGGCTCACGCTCGACAGCGTCGGGCCGGTCGCCGCGCTGCCGCAACTGCGGGAACTCAACATCGGCCACGCCATCGTGGCGGAATCGGTGTTCGTGGGCTTCTCGGAGGCGGTGCGCGCCATGCGGGCCGCCATGGATGCCGCCCGGGCCGGGGCAGCCGCGTGA